From Ananas comosus cultivar F153 linkage group 2, ASM154086v1, whole genome shotgun sequence:
CAATCATCGAATTGACGATCCGAGAGTGCACTTGTCCGGAAACGGAAGAGTGAGCGACCACTATCTTGCAGATGGCAATCCGGTGAATGTTCCTTTTGCGCACGGTCATTATTACGATGGCCATTCGAATGGCATCATCAACGACGATTGTCGTTACCTTCGACCCAATGCGGACGTTGGGAACGATGTATTCCATGCCCAACAGACAGGCGGAGCCGGTCCGTACACACAGATCTCGGGTCTCAAAAGTCAAACTTCCGTGTATGGCGCTGAAGGCCTTTACCAACTGCCGCCTAACTTGCCACCTATCCCATCTTTGAGGAGGAATATACAAGTACCTACTCCGAATGGCGGAACCAATTCGGGCTTTATGCGAGGTACACCGGATGGGAGTCCTAGGTTGCATTACGCAGCGGAAGATCAAGTTCAGAACCAATGGCCTTTATTGAATGACAACATTTCACAAAAAGGTCTCGGCTTTGATGGATTGGCCGGCCCAGAGTTCACTCATCACCAGGGTCCTAGGTTGCAGCTGAATGTTACTGTTCCGGATTCTGTTCATTACCAATCCGGACGAGTATATCCAGAAGTTCCACCGCAAACAATAACCACTGCACCGATTCTCTCGGGCTCAAAACCTCGAGCTTCGGAGGAGAATAACCTGGTTAGAGAAGTGCATGAATCAATACATGCAGAGGCAGCAAAGGAAGTGGGAGAGTCGGAGATTGATATAAATACAGTGAAGCCTATTGAAGAGGAAGGTCATGATTCCAAACACGATGAAGCTGATGCTCTTGCCAGTAATGAATGTGAGCACATTTCAGAGGAAGCTTTGAGCTTCTTGCCTGAGTTGATTGCCTCTGTGAAGAAGGCGGCATTGGAGGGCGCTGAAGATGTTGTGGCAAAGGCTGAAGAAAATGATGATTCCAGTTCTTCTCCTGTTTCGGACAAGAAGGACTCGCCTTTACAGGAATTGGCGCCTCCAGTGAGTAGAGGCTTGAACCTTGGATTGAATATTTACCTCAACCATGCTTGTTTAGTCTCATTCcattgattttttctttttctaatgtACAGAATGCCAATGAAGAACCAGATAATGACGAAAATGACAGTGCTGAACAGCAGAAAATTTCCAAGATAGAACCCACAACCGCAGAATTTGAAGCTTTGGCCAAGGGCTTACAGGTTTCTTTCGAATTTGGCATAACAACAATTATCATATTCTTACACTCTGCCATATATTTAGACTGTGAGTTGGTATATGCAGACAATCAGAAATGATGATTTGGAAGAAATTAGAGAGCTGGGTTCGGGTACATATGGCTCTGTATTCCATGGCAAATGGAGAGGTTCAGATGTTgctataaaaagaataaaagctagCTGCTTCGCTGGGAAGCCATCCGAGAGAGAGCGTCTGGTATTTTCCATAATTCTCTGGTTTTCACAATATGTGGCTAATGCTGCCAGAAGTTGTGTGCTTGCATATCTTGGTCGGAATTTGTGTGATTGCATATCTTTGTCTGTCCTCTTTCATACCATATTTTGTGAAGAAGAGAAATTATAGTGGATAGAAGTAAAATTGTAATGTTTAGTCTATGAAACTGTTGTTACTTAAATAATGGATAGAAGTGATAATTATAACGCGTGTTTAGTTGGATTTCATTCTGTGGTTTGATATTTTGTAGTAAGTGGTATTTTCTCCTTGTATGAGAGTTATACGTCTTGgcgcattcttttctttctatgtATTTTAGGAAGTGGAGAATATACATCACAACACTTTCCTCCTCATGTCATGTAGGAAGTTAGTGACCTCATACAGAAATCAATGATATTTAGGGGGAATAAGTTTGTAAATAAGATGCTGAAGCTCGTTGTTCTCTTAGTTCCAGATTAGTGTTTGGAACTAGAGCCTCAGTTCTGTTTCTGTTTGTCTAATCCTAGTTACAAAGCAGCCTTTCGGATAATTTTTTGATGGTATACTTCAGAAGATGAGTTGCCCATAATTAAATGGCAGAAAATGTGCTACACAAAAGTCAAATTGATTAAGCTTATGGTTCTTGACTTCTTCAGTTGATTGGGCAGTAGGTACTTTCCTATAATAACGTGAAAAATTTGGCATAGTTACTAGGGTGGCATGGTTCATGATATTGTTGTCTTTTATGTGTGAGAAAATCATGCACTCAGGGGCTTAATGATGGTGTACAATCTCCAATTTTTTTCCTGTACAGTAGAGGTTAACAAAAATGTTGTAGGCTTGTAGCTAGCTTAATGAAACAATTTCAGAACAGCGCAGATTTGTTTGTATACTTCTTCTCATGCTTGCTGAAATTTTGTGCATGTTATGATTTTGCTAACCATGGAAGAGTACCGCAGTGTACTTCTAATTGACATTTGGTACTTGCATGACCCTTTTCAATTTATCTTGTAACCTAAGTGCTTTGCTGCAAATGGGGGAAAATTTAGCATCTGTCATAGCGTACAACTTAGGGAGAGCTCTTTAAGGAGAAGTGAAGTAATTATTTCTGGAGCTTTTTTATTTCTGGAACCAGCATTTGTATAAATGTGCGAGGAGTTCTCTCTGTGTACATATGATGATGTGTATTTCTTTTCTTGTGCTGGACTCAAAAAGTAGTGCAAATAGACTGAGTTTGAGTGAAAAATGCTAGGTGCTAGCTCACCTAATTCATAATAGAGCCATTTGAATTGGTGCATTGCCCTTTCAGATGAATTTGGGCTGCTCACGAGTAGCTTCTTTCAGATGTAGATCAAGGAACAAATGCATTAAAGTTATAGAAAGTGATGTTAGATATCATGTTGTATTGTTCTCCTGCTATTTGATTTGCCTTCCCAATTATCTGTATCTGATTCTCTGCTAGACCATTACATTAACTCAGGAAATGCCTTCCTTTCTCTATTTCTGTCACTTCTTTCTTGGTTAATGACCATGTAAGTAGTTTCTCGAGCATCACTCATTATGCTGTGCTTTTTTACTTTCGGAGACTTCATCATAAGTGCCCATTGCAGCcatctttataaatatttagtttCACGGAGTTTCCTAATTTACTTCTCTAGTAAATGATTCTGACGCCTATATAACAATGGTCTGTAGATTGCGGACTTCTGGAGAGAGGCTCTGATTCTCAGTTCACTGCATCATCCAAATGTAGTTTCTTTCTACGGTGTAGTTCGCGATGGACCTGATGGAAGTTTAGCAACTGTTACAGAGTTCATGGTGAATGGATCTCTCAAGCAATTTCTGCAGAAAAAGGACAGGTACCACCTTTCTCTGCTCACAGCATTTAAAAGTGAGGTGGATGTTATATCATCTTTTCAAAAATTGCAGCTCTTACATTATTCCTGTTGCTAATTTTGGTCTTCAGAACAATTGATCGAAGAAAAAGATTAATTCTAGCCATGGATGCAGCATTTGGGATGGAGTATTTGCATGGGAAGAACATAGTTCATTTTGACCTAAAATGTGAAAATTTACTAGTGAATATGCGAGATCCACATCGACCTGTCTGCAAGGTATGACCAACTTGAGTTTTTTGTCAGTCTTGAATTCAGCATTTATGTACTTGGTCTGTATTAGTCCATCTTCTGGGGTGAGTTTCAACTCAAGACAACTTCAGTATGCAGCTTTTTGTGGATAATGAGAGCAATTTATTCTTCGATCAATCTTAGGGACGGTTTGGTAGAAATTTGTTTCATATATAAGCAAGAGTTATAACAATAATTATGGATTGGTTATGCAAATTGCCCCTTTTCAGATTGGTGATCTAGGTCTATCCAAGGTGAAGCAACATACTTTGGTGTCGGGTGGTGTTCGTGGAACTTTACCATGGATGGCGTCTGAGCTTTTAAGTGGCAAAagtaatatggtatcagaaaaAGTAAGATTAATCATGGCGATGAATGCATTGCTTTCATCGTTTATTAGGATACTGGTCGATGCTCTTAATTACTGAGTCAAAGTAGCAATTTAGTGTCTTATATATGAAGAATACATTATTCTTTCTTGTTGTATTCTTTTTGTTGTTAGATCGATGTTTACTC
This genomic window contains:
- the LOC109726179 gene encoding uncharacterized protein LOC109726179, which translates into the protein MVSGLPSCDDGPPLQQQQQQQRSCTAKFLCSFGGSVLPRPLDGRLRYVGGETRIVAVPRDVCFADLLLRLRDVFDGVDAIKYQQPDEDLDALVSVVNDDDVQNMMEEYDKLVAAGESFTRLRIFLFSHHHLLLLQQNDGFDPAAAAAAASIAADDRETERRYVDALNSLADAKAAAAGSCSPPDLPPDQFYGGGGADLVGLRHLNIPCPSPAQRFGGGDVDSPFSPAYFSPGGFPHAHEYRDFPPSPSSARFHIGMGEFGDSPNMQMHPLPPPPPPPQPQMDSMVWLPPGAAVQEKAGFPTNLGHPHSVVDANVVCEHCCKVVQRGQGAMSDSRYIDSRWKNEYAGHFPSSCADCYRSREAYMLNQDPSDPHYCYYNEVHGHDRGYFVHHNYGNHRIDDPRVHLSGNGRVSDHYLADGNPVNVPFAHGHYYDGHSNGIINDDCRYLRPNADVGNDVFHAQQTGGAGPYTQISGLKSQTSVYGAEGLYQLPPNLPPIPSLRRNIQVPTPNGGTNSGFMRGTPDGSPRLHYAAEDQVQNQWPLLNDNISQKGLGFDGLAGPEFTHHQGPRLQLNVTVPDSVHYQSGRVYPEVPPQTITTAPILSGSKPRASEENNLVREVHESIHAEAAKEVGESEIDINTVKPIEEEGHDSKHDEADALASNECEHISEEALSFLPELIASVKKAALEGAEDVVAKAEENDDSSSSPVSDKKDSPLQELAPPNANEEPDNDENDSAEQQKISKIEPTTAEFEALAKGLQTIRNDDLEEIRELGSGTYGSVFHGKWRGSDVAIKRIKASCFAGKPSERERLIADFWREALILSSLHHPNVVSFYGVVRDGPDGSLATVTEFMVNGSLKQFLQKKDRTIDRRKRLILAMDAAFGMEYLHGKNIVHFDLKCENLLVNMRDPHRPVCKIGDLGLSKVKQHTLVSGGVRGTLPWMASELLSGKSNMVSEKIDVYSFGIVMWELLTGEEPYADMRCASIIGGIVNNSLRPQIPTWCDPEWKSLMESCWASDPAGRPSFSEISQKLRKMAAAINVK